A single window of Selenomonas sputigena DNA harbors:
- a CDS encoding ABC transporter ATP-binding protein has product MEIRVEDLEKSLDGRKIIERINLAVKDKETVGIIGPNGSGKSTLLKCIYRVLEPELGKVFLGGDELRDLSVRESAMRQAVLAQHHSTGFDFTVLEVVLMGRSPYKGILERYNEEDFALAHKYLAFTGMERFAKNSFATLSGGEQQRVMLARALTQSTPCLILDEPTNHLDIRYQLQVMENVRQMNLTVIAAIHDLNIAAAYCDRLIAMRRGHIIREGTPRELLTEKFIYELYEVHARVVELDDDAVVISYRL; this is encoded by the coding sequence ATGGAAATCCGTGTAGAAGATCTGGAGAAATCTCTCGATGGCAGGAAAATCATCGAGCGCATCAATCTCGCAGTCAAGGACAAAGAGACTGTCGGCATCATCGGACCGAACGGCAGCGGCAAGAGCACGCTCTTGAAGTGCATCTACCGCGTGCTGGAGCCGGAATTGGGCAAGGTGTTCTTGGGCGGCGATGAACTGCGTGATCTCTCGGTGCGCGAATCGGCGATGCGTCAGGCTGTGCTCGCGCAGCATCACAGCACGGGATTTGACTTCACGGTGCTCGAAGTCGTGCTTATGGGCAGAAGCCCCTACAAGGGCATATTGGAGCGCTACAACGAAGAGGACTTCGCCCTCGCGCACAAGTACCTCGCTTTCACGGGCATGGAGAGGTTCGCCAAGAACTCCTTTGCGACGCTCTCAGGCGGCGAGCAGCAGCGCGTGATGCTCGCGCGTGCGCTCACGCAGTCGACGCCGTGTCTCATCCTCGATGAGCCGACGAATCATTTGGACATCCGCTATCAGCTGCAGGTCATGGAAAACGTGCGGCAGATGAACCTCACGGTCATCGCCGCCATCCACGACCTCAATATTGCCGCCGCTTACTGCGATCGTCTGATTGCCATGCGGCGAGGTCATATCATTCGGGAGGGGACGCCGAGGGAGTTGCTGACGGAAAAGTTCATCTATGAGCTTTACGAGGTTCATGCGCGCGTCGTAGAACTTGATGACGATGCCGTCGTTATTTCGTATCGTTTGTAA
- a CDS encoding HesA/MoeB/ThiF family protein: MGGEEADLKERLLTQEERERYSRQMLLADVGEVGQKKLLAAKVLIVGAGGLGSPAAMYLAASGVGEIGVVDDDVVDLSNLQRQIAHRSADVGRKKADSMARALAALNPEVRVNVYRERLSEDNAEDILCDRSYDFVLDCTDNFPAKFLINDACVRLHKPFSHAGITGFSGQIMTVLPRESPCYRCIFEDVPKEGTVPTSREIGVLGAAVGVMGSLQAVEAVKYILGIGDLLVGRLLIYDALTMKFREVELPKRNESCTACRNV; encoded by the coding sequence ATGGGCGGCGAGGAAGCGGACTTGAAAGAACGATTGCTGACGCAGGAAGAGCGCGAGCGGTATTCGCGCCAGATGCTCTTGGCAGATGTTGGGGAAGTCGGACAGAAAAAGCTTCTCGCCGCAAAGGTTTTGATCGTCGGCGCGGGCGGGCTTGGCTCGCCTGCGGCGATGTATCTCGCGGCATCGGGCGTCGGCGAGATCGGCGTCGTCGACGATGATGTTGTCGATCTCTCCAACTTGCAGCGCCAGATCGCGCATCGGTCAGCGGATGTGGGCAGGAAGAAGGCGGATTCGATGGCGAGGGCGCTTGCCGCGCTCAATCCTGAGGTGCGCGTTAACGTCTATCGGGAGAGACTTTCTGAGGACAATGCCGAGGATATTCTCTGTGATCGCAGCTATGATTTTGTTCTCGACTGCACAGACAATTTCCCTGCGAAGTTTCTCATCAATGACGCCTGCGTGCGTCTGCATAAGCCTTTTTCTCATGCGGGAATCACGGGATTCAGCGGGCAGATCATGACCGTCCTGCCAAGAGAAAGCCCGTGCTATCGCTGCATTTTTGAGGATGTGCCCAAAGAGGGGACAGTGCCGACGAGTCGCGAAATCGGCGTTCTGGGCGCAGCGGTAGGCGTCATGGGATCTTTGCAGGCGGTCGAGGCTGTCAAGTATATTCTGGGCATAGGGGATCTTCTTGTCGGGCGATTGCTGATTTACGACGCGCTGACGATGAAATTTCGTGAAGTGGAGTTGCCAAAGCGGAATGAATCGTGCACGGCATGCAGGAACGTTTGA
- the trpS gene encoding tryptophan--tRNA ligase, giving the protein MKKIILTGDRPTGRLHLGHYVGSLKRRVELQNSGEYDEIYIMIADAQALTDNMDNPEKIRQNIIEVALDYMACGLDPAKTVMFVQSEVPQLFEMTAYYMNLVTVSRLQRNPTVKAEIQMRNFETSIPVGFFTYPISQAADITAFQATTVPVGEDQEPMLEQTREIVRKFNEVYGETLVEPQSLLASQKAAMRLPGTDGKAKMSKSLGNGIYISDSAAEVKKKVMSMYTDPDHIRVEDPGKIEGNTVFTYLDVFSRPEHFEKFLPEYENLDALKAHYSRGGLGDVKVKKFLIAVLEDELAPIRARRKELEKDIRAVYAVLAEGSEKARKKAAATLEAMKAAMKINYFQDEELIAEQVKRFTSEA; this is encoded by the coding sequence GTGAAGAAAATCATATTGACAGGCGACCGTCCTACGGGGCGGCTTCATCTCGGACATTACGTCGGCTCGCTCAAGCGGCGCGTTGAGCTGCAGAATTCGGGCGAGTACGATGAAATATACATCATGATCGCCGATGCACAGGCATTGACCGACAATATGGACAATCCTGAGAAGATTCGTCAGAATATCATCGAAGTCGCGCTCGACTACATGGCATGCGGACTTGATCCAGCGAAGACCGTGATGTTCGTGCAGTCTGAGGTGCCGCAGCTCTTCGAGATGACGGCTTACTATATGAACCTCGTGACGGTTTCGCGCCTGCAGCGCAATCCGACGGTCAAGGCGGAGATTCAGATGCGCAACTTTGAGACGAGCATCCCTGTGGGCTTCTTCACCTATCCGATCAGCCAGGCGGCGGACATCACGGCATTTCAGGCGACGACCGTCCCCGTGGGCGAAGATCAGGAGCCGATGCTTGAGCAGACGCGCGAGATCGTGCGCAAGTTCAACGAGGTCTACGGCGAGACGCTCGTCGAGCCGCAGAGCCTGCTCGCCTCGCAGAAGGCGGCGATGCGTCTTCCCGGCACGGACGGCAAGGCGAAGATGTCAAAGTCCCTTGGCAACGGTATCTACATCTCCGATTCGGCAGCGGAGGTGAAGAAAAAGGTCATGTCGATGTACACCGATCCCGATCATATCCGCGTCGAAGATCCCGGTAAGATCGAGGGCAATACGGTCTTCACCTATCTCGACGTATTCTCGCGTCCCGAGCATTTCGAGAAGTTCCTGCCCGAGTACGAGAATCTCGATGCCTTGAAGGCGCACTACAGCCGTGGCGGCCTCGGCGACGTCAAGGTCAAGAAGTTCCTCATCGCGGTATTAGAAGATGAACTGGCACCGATCCGCGCACGCCGCAAGGAGCTTGAAAAAGACATCCGCGCTGTTTATGCCGTGCTCGCCGAAGGCAGCGAAAAAGCGCGCAAAAAAGCCGCCGCAACGCTCGAAGCGATGAAGGCGGCGATGAAGATCAACTATTTCCAAGACGAGGAATTGATCGCTGAGCAGGTAAAGCGGTTTACAAGCGAGGCGTAG
- a CDS encoding FecCD family ABC transporter permease gives MTSIVAGLKLGYLEISWQQLLACLADFPASWQSNEPLDDTIFNLRMPRVVLAAAVGMGLAVCGVVMQAILANPLADPYILGVSSGASLGAAVAIFFGAGAIFGAQSIGIFAAAGAFLISLLVLLMVSSGKKDVSTRLLLAGMAFHAVCSSVTSFIVFIGGSKEGMQSFSFWLLGNVANTKWENIFVLLVIVAFLSVFFLAQSRRLNLLLLGEEDAVVLGLDARHWRLVLLATEALLIGFIVYNAGIVGFVGLIVPHISRTFFGADHWVMLPMSVLLGGIVGVWADILGRTLFTGVEVPFGVMLALVGGPFFLYLVVRRSYGFGKG, from the coding sequence GTGACTTCTATCGTCGCTGGCTTGAAACTTGGTTACTTGGAAATCTCGTGGCAGCAGCTTCTTGCGTGCCTTGCGGATTTCCCGGCATCATGGCAGAGCAACGAGCCACTTGATGATACAATCTTCAACCTGCGTATGCCGCGCGTCGTTTTGGCCGCGGCCGTAGGTATGGGGCTTGCCGTTTGCGGCGTCGTTATGCAGGCGATCCTTGCGAATCCGCTTGCCGATCCGTATATTCTCGGCGTATCGTCCGGTGCCTCGCTCGGTGCTGCTGTCGCCATCTTTTTTGGTGCAGGCGCGATTTTCGGTGCACAGAGCATTGGCATCTTTGCCGCCGCAGGAGCATTTCTCATCTCCTTGCTCGTCCTCCTGATGGTTTCTTCAGGGAAGAAGGATGTGAGCACAAGACTGTTGCTCGCAGGCATGGCGTTTCATGCCGTTTGCTCTAGCGTTACATCTTTCATCGTGTTCATCGGCGGCAGTAAGGAGGGGATGCAGTCCTTTTCCTTTTGGCTCTTGGGCAATGTCGCGAATACGAAATGGGAAAATATCTTTGTGCTCCTCGTGATTGTTGCGTTCCTCAGCGTTTTTTTCCTCGCACAGTCGCGGCGGCTGAATTTGCTGCTGCTCGGTGAGGAGGACGCCGTCGTACTCGGTCTTGATGCGAGACATTGGCGTCTCGTGCTTCTTGCGACAGAGGCGCTCTTGATCGGGTTCATCGTCTACAATGCAGGTATCGTCGGCTTTGTTGGGCTCATCGTGCCGCATATAAGCCGCACCTTTTTTGGGGCAGATCATTGGGTCATGTTGCCGATGTCTGTGCTTTTGGGCGGCATCGTCGGTGTTTGGGCGGATATTCTGGGACGCACGCTTTTTACCGGAGTGGAAGTACCGTTCGGCGTTATGCTTGCATTGGTGGGGGGACCGTTTTTCCTCTATTTGGTAGTTCGTCGCTCCTATGGATTTGGGAAAGGGTGA
- a CDS encoding TonB-dependent receptor, which translates to MKTDLAKKILLGVFSASFASTFLIPFPVCAAADQQAVNKDAAKTAENDNAHELGDTVVEGARRGYAGGRVSGRGGVGLLGKQDVMDASFNAVTLGHKSFEDFSLPGQALTNVLTLDPSVRSSTSNLYNDISIRGFNASGHFYYVNGIPAMFFQGNIPTLFAESVTVVAGPGSGTNSTSFRDNAGGTVDITSKQAQTKPNLDMKLTFSGRSSLEESIDFGKRFGANNEMGLRINANNISGGTSTQGEKLKQENIFVNLDQKSSHSKTNLLLGYTHTKHTAGMWSITFQDAVTSLPSAIDGSRNLKPNWAYNEYDSIFAALNHEEKLSDHAKLFINAAWHHLNWYGYVDGTVKVGNNLGDYTIGFSNYPIETYNRYLGIGIRGDFKLGEVKNDYVLSLDRISQANYGGQKPGFSAGVTGNIYRGIATQTYTGTPDFVAPHGSDTALRGWHIIDTLTSPNKKLIVTLGLHGHSATVDSYNKTTGKITSSVNSDATCPTFGITYKFTPHLMAYANHAESFSTGSLVGSSYVNAGEVLAPAKTKQNEIGVKWENKKVLQTLSLFEIKQANNAIENVAAGQRLTRNGEQRNKGVEYMVSGAISPKWELVGGLMYLNAKQEKTTAGRFDGKSVNGAAPWSGTLAAIYKPQRDLSMLARLNYMSSAKLFTSSDASYKELDVPAHLTLDLGATWKTKWEQVPVTLSLMCYNVTDKKYWQPRTGQSSLIVGGPRTFMFSAGFEL; encoded by the coding sequence ATGAAAACGGATTTGGCGAAGAAGATTTTGCTGGGAGTGTTTTCTGCATCATTTGCATCGACATTTTTAATACCCTTCCCTGTATGTGCTGCAGCAGATCAACAAGCTGTCAATAAAGACGCTGCGAAGACTGCAGAGAATGACAATGCACATGAGCTTGGAGACACCGTTGTCGAGGGTGCACGGCGCGGCTATGCAGGCGGCAGAGTCAGCGGTAGGGGAGGCGTGGGGCTTCTCGGCAAGCAGGATGTCATGGATGCATCCTTTAATGCGGTGACGCTCGGGCATAAATCCTTCGAAGATTTTTCGCTTCCCGGGCAGGCGCTGACGAATGTGCTGACGCTTGATCCGTCTGTGCGCTCAAGCACGAGCAATCTCTACAACGACATTTCGATTCGCGGTTTCAATGCAAGCGGTCATTTTTATTACGTCAACGGTATTCCAGCGATGTTTTTCCAAGGGAACATTCCTACGCTCTTTGCAGAAAGCGTGACGGTGGTAGCAGGTCCCGGCTCTGGTACGAACAGCACTTCGTTCAGGGATAACGCAGGCGGCACGGTCGATATCACTTCGAAACAGGCGCAGACGAAGCCGAATCTTGATATGAAGCTGACATTTTCAGGACGCAGCTCGTTGGAAGAGAGCATCGACTTTGGCAAGCGGTTCGGTGCCAATAATGAGATGGGTCTGCGCATCAATGCCAACAATATTTCCGGCGGCACGTCTACGCAAGGTGAGAAACTGAAGCAGGAGAACATCTTTGTCAACCTCGACCAGAAGAGCAGCCATAGCAAGACGAATCTTCTCTTGGGTTATACACATACGAAGCATACGGCAGGCATGTGGAGTATTACATTCCAGGATGCGGTCACATCACTGCCGTCTGCCATCGACGGCAGCCGTAATCTGAAGCCGAATTGGGCGTACAATGAGTACGACAGTATCTTCGCCGCGCTCAACCATGAGGAGAAGCTCAGCGATCATGCAAAGCTCTTCATCAATGCCGCATGGCATCATCTGAACTGGTACGGCTATGTGGATGGTACGGTTAAAGTTGGCAACAACCTCGGTGATTACACCATCGGCTTCTCGAACTATCCGATTGAAACGTACAATCGCTATTTGGGCATCGGTATTCGCGGTGATTTCAAGCTAGGTGAAGTCAAAAACGACTATGTCTTGAGCCTCGACCGCATCTCACAGGCGAACTACGGCGGACAGAAACCGGGATTCAGCGCCGGCGTTACCGGCAATATCTATCGCGGTATTGCCACGCAAACATATACGGGCACGCCTGACTTTGTTGCTCCGCATGGAAGCGATACGGCTTTGCGTGGCTGGCATATCATTGACACGCTGACTTCGCCAAATAAGAAACTCATTGTGACGCTTGGTTTGCATGGTCACAGCGCTACGGTGGACAGTTATAACAAAACGACGGGAAAGATCACATCGAGCGTCAATTCCGATGCGACCTGCCCGACCTTTGGCATCACTTACAAGTTCACTCCGCATCTGATGGCGTATGCGAACCATGCGGAGAGCTTCAGTACGGGAAGTTTGGTCGGTTCGAGTTATGTCAATGCAGGCGAGGTGCTTGCTCCCGCGAAGACGAAGCAGAATGAAATTGGCGTGAAGTGGGAAAATAAAAAGGTTTTGCAGACCCTGAGCCTTTTCGAGATCAAGCAGGCGAACAATGCTATTGAAAATGTGGCAGCGGGACAGCGCTTGACGCGCAATGGCGAGCAGCGGAACAAGGGTGTCGAATACATGGTATCGGGAGCGATTTCTCCGAAGTGGGAGCTTGTCGGTGGTCTGATGTATCTCAATGCGAAGCAGGAAAAGACGACGGCGGGTAGATTCGATGGAAAGAGTGTAAATGGCGCTGCTCCATGGTCAGGCACGCTGGCTGCCATCTATAAGCCGCAGCGGGATCTTTCCATGCTTGCAAGACTCAATTACATGAGCTCGGCGAAGCTCTTTACATCTTCAGACGCGTCCTATAAAGAGCTCGATGTGCCCGCTCATCTGACGCTTGATCTCGGTGCAACATGGAAGACGAAGTGGGAGCAAGTGCCCGTGACTTTAAGTCTTATGTGCTATAATGTGACGGATAAAAAATATTGGCAGCCGCGCACTGGGCAGAGTTCATTGATTGTCGGTGGACCGCGCACGTTTATGTTCTCTGCTGGCTTTGAACTTTAA
- a CDS encoding FecCD family ABC transporter permease codes for MRQDVFKYSFFVLLLCLGFVAALGTGVINIPLSDTAAILIHRMTGMLANPLTQGILGDVIWQLRLPRFFAACFAGAGLAVCGVVIQAVVRNPLADPYILGISSGAGLGATAAVALRLSHVLGQDSMGVFAFLGALVASFLILLFASRSRQKDSFHLLLIGMGLNVICSAGISLFVALAADEAGIQTITYWLMGSLLQIQWHGLLILTVVVLLGVVFFCTQQKILDLLLLDDDTVLTMGLRLQRYRQAYVMLSASIVGIIVYETGMIGFVGLIVPHIVRRIFGSSHRRVLIFSALFGALFLCWADVLGRILLPGMDVPIGIMAALFGGPVFLGLLCSRRYGFGR; via the coding sequence ATGAGGCAGGATGTTTTCAAATATAGTTTTTTTGTACTCCTGCTCTGCCTTGGTTTTGTTGCGGCCTTGGGAACTGGCGTTATCAACATCCCATTGTCCGATACGGCAGCGATTCTTATACATCGTATGACAGGGATGCTCGCGAATCCTCTGACGCAGGGCATCCTTGGCGATGTGATCTGGCAGCTCCGTCTGCCGCGCTTTTTTGCTGCCTGTTTTGCAGGTGCCGGACTCGCGGTGTGCGGTGTCGTCATTCAAGCCGTCGTTCGCAATCCGTTGGCAGATCCTTATATCCTCGGCATTTCGTCAGGTGCAGGACTGGGGGCGACAGCGGCTGTAGCGTTGCGATTGAGCCATGTGCTCGGACAGGACAGCATGGGTGTGTTTGCCTTTTTGGGAGCGCTTGTTGCATCGTTTCTCATTTTGCTGTTTGCTTCACGCAGTCGTCAGAAGGATTCGTTTCACCTGCTTCTTATTGGCATGGGACTCAATGTCATCTGTTCAGCTGGCATCAGCCTTTTTGTCGCATTGGCGGCAGATGAGGCTGGCATACAGACGATTACTTATTGGCTCATGGGAAGCCTTCTGCAGATTCAGTGGCACGGCCTTTTGATTTTGACCGTCGTTGTCTTGCTCGGTGTCGTCTTTTTCTGTACGCAGCAGAAAATCTTGGATTTGCTGTTGCTCGATGATGATACCGTGCTCACGATGGGACTGCGATTGCAGCGCTATCGACAAGCTTATGTCATGCTCAGTGCCTCCATCGTCGGCATCATTGTATATGAAACGGGCATGATCGGCTTTGTCGGTTTGATCGTGCCGCATATCGTCCGCAGGATTTTCGGCAGCAGCCATCGCCGCGTGCTGATTTTCAGTGCGCTCTTCGGTGCACTCTTCCTTTGTTGGGCGGATGTGCTGGGGCGCATATTGTTGCCCGGCATGGATGTGCCAATCGGCATCATGGCGGCGCTCTTCGGCGGACCGGTGTTTCTCGGACTGCTTTGCAGTCGCAGGTATGGCTTTGGGAGGTGA
- a CDS encoding 2-isopropylmalate synthase, whose translation MKNFTKYEKQYFLPPEIDLSWLKKEHPTKAPTWCSVDLRDGNQALIIPMSLEEKLEFYKMLVKIGFKEIEVGFPAASDTEFAFLRRLVEDDLIPDDVTVQVLTQAREHIIKKTFEALDGVKNAIVHVYNSTSVPQREQVFHKSKEEIKKIAVEGANLLAELTAKAGADYRFEYSPESFTGTEPEYALEVCNAVLDVWQPKPERPAIINIPVTVQLSMPHVYGMQVAYISQNLKYRDAVRLSLHPHNDRGCGVADSELGILAGAERIEGTLFGNGERTGNADIVTLAMNLFALGVDPELDFSNMPELVELYERVTRMSVHARQPYAGELVFAAFSGSHQDAIAKGMKWREEKHPKFWNVPYLYIDPKDVGREYDGDVIRINSQSGKGGVGYLLEQKFGLDLPKKMREDLSYFVKGVSDRGHKELLPEEVHELFQKEYVNVDAPVRLVDFLLRKAPDGVRAGEVHMEIEGKPVTYQARGNGRLDAISNALQENLGISYKNLTYSEHALEIGSTSRAMAYIGITAENGKVTWGAGMDTDIITASAMALVSAINRMKAGK comes from the coding sequence ATGAAGAATTTCACAAAGTACGAGAAGCAGTATTTTCTGCCGCCTGAGATAGATTTGAGCTGGCTCAAGAAGGAGCATCCGACGAAGGCGCCAACGTGGTGCAGCGTCGATCTGCGCGACGGCAATCAGGCGCTGATCATCCCGATGAGTTTGGAGGAGAAGCTGGAATTTTACAAGATGCTCGTGAAGATCGGCTTCAAGGAGATCGAGGTGGGATTTCCTGCAGCATCCGATACGGAGTTCGCGTTCCTGCGCCGCCTCGTAGAGGATGATCTGATCCCCGACGACGTGACGGTGCAGGTCTTGACGCAGGCGCGTGAGCATATCATCAAGAAGACGTTCGAGGCGCTTGACGGTGTGAAGAACGCCATCGTCCACGTCTACAATTCGACGTCGGTGCCGCAGCGCGAGCAGGTGTTCCACAAGTCAAAAGAAGAGATCAAAAAGATTGCCGTCGAGGGAGCGAACCTCCTCGCCGAGCTTACGGCGAAGGCGGGCGCCGACTACCGCTTCGAGTATTCGCCCGAGAGCTTCACGGGCACGGAGCCGGAGTATGCTCTTGAGGTCTGCAATGCCGTGCTCGACGTCTGGCAGCCGAAGCCGGAGCGCCCTGCAATCATCAACATCCCCGTGACGGTGCAGCTTTCGATGCCGCATGTCTATGGCATGCAGGTCGCCTATATTTCGCAGAATCTCAAGTACCGCGACGCCGTCCGACTGTCCCTGCATCCGCACAACGACCGCGGCTGCGGCGTGGCGGATTCGGAGCTGGGCATCTTGGCGGGCGCGGAGCGCATCGAGGGCACGCTTTTCGGCAACGGTGAGCGCACGGGCAACGCGGACATCGTGACGCTTGCCATGAACCTCTTCGCGCTCGGCGTCGATCCCGAGCTGGACTTTTCCAATATGCCCGAGCTTGTCGAGCTTTACGAGCGCGTGACGCGCATGAGTGTCCACGCGCGTCAGCCGTATGCGGGCGAGCTGGTCTTCGCCGCGTTCTCTGGCTCGCATCAGGACGCGATCGCCAAGGGCATGAAGTGGCGCGAGGAGAAGCATCCGAAGTTCTGGAATGTGCCGTACCTTTATATCGATCCGAAAGATGTCGGGCGCGAGTACGACGGCGACGTCATCCGCATCAACAGCCAGTCGGGCAAGGGCGGCGTCGGCTATCTCTTGGAGCAGAAATTCGGGCTTGATTTGCCGAAGAAGATGCGCGAAGATCTCAGCTACTTCGTCAAGGGCGTTTCCGATCGTGGACATAAGGAGCTTCTGCCCGAAGAGGTGCATGAGCTTTTCCAGAAGGAGTACGTCAATGTCGATGCGCCTGTGCGGCTCGTCGATTTCCTACTGCGCAAGGCGCCGGACGGCGTACGCGCGGGCGAGGTGCACATGGAAATCGAGGGCAAGCCCGTGACGTACCAGGCGCGCGGCAACGGCCGCCTCGATGCCATCAGCAACGCTTTGCAGGAAAATCTTGGCATTTCCTATAAAAATCTGACGTACAGCGAGCACGCGCTCGAAATCGGCTCAACTTCGCGCGCTATGGCATACATTGGCATCACGGCGGAGAACGGCAAGGTCACATGGGGGGCAGGAATGGATACGGACATCATCACGGCATCGGCGATGGCGCTCGTCAGCGCCATCAACCGCATGAAAGCGGGAAAATGA
- a CDS encoding PBECR2 nuclease fold domain-containing protein encodes MIHHVCNLDKSLFSLVEANIQSDEVVFTEERMAHVRIQHGNDFLIFKERLAEAIMNPDYILASAFPHTAMILKEFHSDGKRLNLILRLAVVSDNSKRKNSIITYHVLSGKKWEKYLRNKKILYRKASII; translated from the coding sequence ATGATCCATCACGTTTGCAATCTGGATAAATCTCTGTTTTCTCTCGTTGAGGCGAATATACAGTCAGATGAAGTGGTATTTACTGAAGAGCGGATGGCACATGTTCGGATTCAGCATGGGAATGATTTTCTCATATTCAAGGAGCGCTTGGCAGAAGCGATTATGAATCCAGACTATATATTGGCATCTGCTTTTCCACATACGGCAATGATTTTGAAGGAATTTCATAGCGATGGAAAACGTTTGAATCTCATTTTGCGATTAGCCGTGGTGAGCGATAATTCGAAGAGGAAGAACTCAATTATTACTTATCATGTATTAAGTGGCAAGAAATGGGAGAAATATTTGCGAAATAAAAAAATCCTTTACAGAAAGGCGAGTATCATATAA
- a CDS encoding ABC transporter substrate-binding protein — MRKRFLKISMYLSVFCTIFFSGCTHQNMESMEQSRTGKSEDAIKVENLRIENYFVKGKNIQTFDEVPQRVVVIGETETEALMALGIQDRIVMAFKSNDRGQNMRPENAARFAEVPQKTRAYINVEYISSLRPDVIVAEQDKFTQARLRDTDYWNRRGIRTFVPYNTNTPSKHIYPETIEKEMQYIEGLGKIFHKEERAAEIVWETRETIREIREKTANEPKPKVMFVEFLSSLISYDRTKLAGDMAASIGADVPTTPPVISFEQIIQEDPDVLFVVCSHTDYGACRVRITENPALAQLKCVKNHRVYSIPLRYTYSSLARTADGLRYMAQCIYPQEFPWVDDPH; from the coding sequence ATGAGAAAACGATTTTTGAAAATCAGCATGTATCTGTCGGTTTTTTGTACGATTTTTTTCAGTGGCTGCACACATCAGAATATGGAGTCGATGGAACAAAGTCGTACGGGAAAAAGCGAAGATGCCATTAAAGTGGAAAACCTGCGCATTGAAAATTACTTTGTCAAAGGGAAAAACATTCAGACGTTTGACGAAGTACCGCAGCGTGTCGTTGTCATCGGTGAGACGGAAACGGAGGCGCTCATGGCGCTTGGCATCCAAGATCGTATCGTCATGGCGTTCAAGTCGAATGATCGCGGGCAGAACATGCGCCCCGAAAATGCGGCGCGCTTTGCTGAGGTACCGCAAAAGACGCGGGCGTACATCAACGTCGAGTATATATCCTCGCTGCGCCCCGACGTCATTGTAGCGGAGCAGGATAAGTTCACGCAAGCGCGTTTGCGCGATACGGACTATTGGAATCGGCGCGGCATCAGAACATTCGTGCCATACAACACAAATACACCGTCGAAGCATATTTATCCTGAAACAATTGAGAAGGAAATGCAGTATATCGAAGGCTTGGGAAAAATTTTCCACAAAGAAGAGCGGGCTGCGGAAATTGTCTGGGAAACAAGGGAAACCATACGGGAAATCCGCGAAAAGACCGCGAATGAACCAAAACCGAAGGTGATGTTTGTGGAGTTTTTGAGCAGTTTGATATCCTATGACAGGACGAAGTTGGCTGGTGATATGGCGGCGAGCATCGGCGCTGATGTACCGACGACGCCGCCGGTTATCAGTTTCGAACAAATCATTCAAGAGGATCCTGATGTGCTTTTCGTCGTCTGCAGTCATACTGACTATGGAGCATGTCGCGTGCGCATTACGGAAAATCCGGCATTGGCACAGCTCAAATGCGTGAAAAATCATCGCGTTTACAGCATACCGTTGCGCTACACCTACTCTTCGTTGGCACGTACGGCGGACGGTTTGCGCTATATGGCGCAGTGCATATATCCGCAGGAATTTCCGTGGGTGGATGATCCACATTAA
- a CDS encoding RNA helicase, with protein sequence MMEKEWLLNNPHLTAEKMSPIEERIPAARTEVHEGLSRAKGILGEEGYKKYLAPLQNLAKSGTTLLLTVRTARERTMLVKECLPALKEAFGANVVKVVAV encoded by the coding sequence ATGATGGAAAAGGAATGGCTGCTGAACAATCCACATCTGACGGCGGAAAAGATGAGTCCGATCGAGGAGCGCATCCCTGCGGCTCGCACAGAGGTGCATGAAGGACTTTCGCGTGCGAAGGGCATCCTCGGGGAAGAGGGCTACAAGAAGTACCTTGCGCCGTTGCAGAATCTCGCGAAGAGCGGCACGACGCTCCTCCTCACGGTGCGCACGGCGCGCGAGCGCACGATGCTTGTGAAAGAGTGCCTGCCAGCCTTGAAGGAAGCCTTCGGCGCGAACGTCGTCAAGGTCGTTGCCGTCTGA